The genomic segment CGCTATGCAAAAACATGATCGCACAGCGTTTGCGACTCGCCGGGTGCGATGTGAACACCAGCGCCGCCGACTGGCTGGAGCCCGGCCAGTTCGACTTGAAGGCATGACTGGTCAACAGCGGCGCATACCCTGAACCGTTCCAGGTCACCCCCTAGAGAATGCTGTCCATCGCCGCTGGACCTCAACTGCGGCCACGGTCGCTGATCGTCGACCTCTCCAGCCTCTGACACGGCAGCGACTGCCCGGGTAGACGTCATCTTGATCCAGCGCTCAGGTACCAACTCACACAGCATCCAATCTTGCAGCACGCGGGGCGCATGGGTCTGTCAAACGAACGGTGTAACTCGGGTTGTTGATGGCTACTTGCGGCCTGCGGACAGGCGTCCTTCGAAGGCGATGTCGAAGGCGTTCAGGGCTGGTTTCCAGCGCATGGTCCACCGCCGGCGGCCCTGCCCGGTGGGGTCGAGGCTCATCACGGCGAGGTAGACGCATTTGAGGGCGGCGGCCTCGTTGGGGAAGTGGCCGCGGGCGCGGACGGCGCGGCGGATGCGGGCGTTGACGCTCTCGATGGCGTTGGTGGAGCAGACGACGGTGCGGATCTCGGCGTCGAAGGCCAGGAACGGCACGAACTCCGCCCATGCCTGCTCCCACAACCTGACGATCGCCGGATACTTCCCGCCCCAGGCCTCGGTGAACTCGGCGAACCGGGCTCGGGCAGCCGGCTCGGTCGGCGCGGTGTAGACGGGCTTGAGAGCTTTGGCGATGGCGTCCCAGTGTTGCCGGCCGGCATACCGGAACGACGCCCTCAGCAGATGGATGACGCAGGTTTGCACCACCGCTTCGGGCCACACCTCGCCGATCGCGTCGGGCAGCCCTTTGAGCCCGTCGCAGACCACCATGCACGCGTCCGCGACGCCGCGGTTGCGCAACTCGGTGAGGACCTGCAGCCAGAACTTGGCGCCTTCGCCGCCGTCGCCGGCCCACAGGCCGAGGATGTCCCGGGTGCCCTCGACGGTGACGGCCAGGGCCAGGTAGATGGGCCGGTTGGCGACCTTCCCGTCGCGGATCTTCACGTGCACCGCGTCCAGGAAGATCACCGGGTAGACCGGGTCCAGGGGCCGGTTCTGCCACTCGGTCATGCCCTCGATGACCTTGTCGGTGATCGTTGAGATCGTCTGCCGTGACACCTCGGCGCCGTAGACCTCCGCCAGGTGGGCCTGGATCTCCCCGGTGGTCAGGCCTTTGGCCGACAGGGAGATGACCATGTCGTCAACCCGGACAACCTGCGCTAGCGCTTGCGGACGATCTGCGGTGTGAACGACCCGTCGCGGTCGCGAGGCACGTCAATCTCGACCGGGCCGACATCGGTGAGCACCGTCTTGGCCCGCACACCGTTGCGGGAGTTCCCGCCGTTCTTGCCCGCCGGGTCGCCCTTGTCATAGCCCAGGTGATCGGTGATCTCACCCTCGAGCGCTGATTCCAGGACCCGCTTCGTGAGCTGCTGCAGCAGACCACCGTCCCCGGTCAGCTGCAGACCCGCCGCACGGGCCTGCTCCACGAGCTGGGCGACGAGCTCCGCGTCGAGACCCTCCGCCGGTTGTCCCGGCCCGTTCTTCGCCACCGCGGCAGTATCCACCGCGGCCATCGATACATCAGACATCAGGTGCTTGCTCCTTGATCAGGAGTTACACCGTTCGTCTTACAGTCCCGGGCGCATCGCTGGCGGTCTCGGCGTGAGAGTCGTCGCGGCAGTTCATGGCAATTCACGGTCGTTTGCCACGTCGAACCGGTAGGCCACCCAAAGCACTGACTGAGCCATTTTCAGCGTGAGTAGCGGACGTCTTCGGCGACTTGGAGGACGAGGATGGCCTGCATGATCGAGGTGGTTCGGCGGGGGCAGTAGCGGAGCTTGGTCAGGATTTTTCAAGTCTTGAGGGCGGAGAGGGCGCGTTCGCCGAGGGCTCGGATATTGTCGTGGTGCCGGTTGACGGACTTCTGCCTTCGGGAGAGGCGGGGTGCGGCGGCGTTTGAACGGGGCCCAGATGGCGCCGCGGGCGCCGTGGTAGCCCTCGTCCGCGAAACGTCAGCACGTTGTTGCTGGTCAGTGCGTCGATCAGGCCATGGGTAGGGGCGGCGGCTAGGTCGTGAACGGAGCCGGGCGAAGCGGGCGACGCCCAGATCAGCCGCCCGGCGGCATCGGCCAGGACCTGCCCGTTCACCCCGTGGCGCTTGTGCTTGCCAGCGTAGTCGGGCCGCTGGTCGGCGACCCGGTCCATCGGGATCAGGGTGTCGTCGACGATCGCGTACGCCAGTCGGGTAGCTCGGGGCATCGCGGTGTTGAGGTCGTTGGCGCAGGCGGCAAGCAGGTCGACGGCCTCGCGCAGATACCGCCACACGGCGGTGACCGACACCTAGAAGCCGGCCGCGAGGCGGGCAAGGGTGTCGCAAGTGAACCAGGGCCATCAGCGCCTGCTGCCCCGCGGGCAGTCTGCGCCAGCGGCTGCCGAGCGCGGCGCTGGCCGCGGATCAGCTCGGTCAGGCGAGTCAGGCTGCGCGTGGACAGTGGGATGTCGGCAGGACAGGTCAGCAACGAAGCCCCAAGCCGCGCGGCCGTCCTTGGTCGACTGATCTCCTACCGTGCGCCTTGTCTTATCTGGTGCGACGACACGCCCTGTGACTCCTCAGGCAACCTTGATCACGATGAAAGTGGCTCACTTCTTCCGCTTCAGGACCCGGCCGCTGGTGCGGCTGCCGCATGCCGCCCGCCATTAGGATCGGCTTCATGTCCGACCGCTCGCTTCCGCCCGACCTGTTAGACGACCTCCGCAACTTGCTCGACGACATGAACATGTGGAGCCTAGACCCCTCAGGCTGGGCGTACGTCGACACGCTGCTCGGACAGGTGAAGGTCGCCTTCTCAGCCGGAGAAGCAGATGCGATCCGGAAGGCCGTGGCTGACCTAGAACTAAGCGGACCGACTAGGGCAAAGAGCGCGGACAGCGGCGCGACGGGTAGGCAGCCGCCGAAGACCCGCGACAAATTGGCTTCACTCAAGGACACGCTCAACGCCCCGAAGCGGACCGGCCCAGGGAAAGCCCAGCGGTGAGTCCGGCGGCCGCTGACCAGGAGCTGGTAGTTCACCTCTTCGCTCGCGGGGACGGTCCGTATGCCGAGGCGGCCTATGGTCAGCTGAGGGAGGTCTGGCAGCGCTGCCGCGACGTACTGGGCATGACTGCCCTGCTTGAGCGCTCGGGGCTACCGGCGAACCTGCCGGTGGCACTCGGCGACCTCCCCCGGGACCCTGGCGGCGGGGAGCTCGTCGTGGCCGCGCAGCAGCACCCCGACGTCCTGTACCAGGCGATCCTGCGCCGATTCGCCACGATGATCAACCTGTCGGCTGTGCTCTCCCCCAGCGCCTTGAGGGCCGACGCGCCCGGCTGGAGTGAGCTGTACCGCCTGTGGAAATCGGTTGCCGGGCCCTGGTCGGACCTGTTTCTTGGGGCGGCGTACCTGTTCCTCGGCAAGATCGAGCTGTCTGACTCGGTCGACCCTCGACTGGCGGAGGGGGTGGCACCCGATCTCCCGGTCACCGGGCCGGGCGGCTGGTGGCACGACGGGGTGCTGACCACGGGTGGCTTCGCACTGTGGGAGCCCGGCCTACACGGCTCCGACGGCCGCCCGGAACGCTCGTTCCTGATCCTCGCCCGTCCGGACCGCGACGACGCGCTGAGCGACTGGACGTGGTCGAACGGCTTACCGGTCTTGCCGCCGCTCGGCCACCACCTCCGGCACGCTGCCGCGGTACGCCACCAGCTGCGAGTGTGGCAGGAGGCCGACGACATGCGCCGGGTCCAGCAACAGCTCGACACCGCCGGTCCCAGCGACCTGCCGGCGATCCAAGCCGATATCGCGTACTGGCGGGCAGCTCTGCGCGACGTGCGCCAAAGCATGAAGAACACGGAAGCCGCCATGCGTCTCGCCTTGGGCCCTGATGGCCGCGCCAACGCCGGTCCACTCGTCGACGACCTGTCGCTGGTCGCATGGCTCCGACGCGGCCTCAAGAACGACCTGGCCACCCTGGAAGTTGCCGCCGACCGGGCCCACACGCTTACCGGTCTCCGACCCACCTCGCACCCCACAGGAGAGTCTCCACCGATGCCCAACCTGCGCGACGTCTTCGTGATCCACGGCCGCGACGACCAGGCCCGCCGGGCCCTCTGGAGCTTCCTGCAAGCTATCGACCTGCACCCGCTCGACTGGGAGGAGGTGGTGCAGGAGACCGGCCGGCCCTCGCCGTACATGGGCGAGGTCCTGGAGAAGGCCTTTCAGACCAACCAGGCCGCCGTCGTTCTGATGACTCCAGATGACGGCGCGGTCCTGCACGAGAGCCTGCGTGACAAGGGCGATCGATCTTTCGAGAGCCAGCTCACGGGCCAGGTCCGCCCTAACGTCCTCCTGGAGGCCGGCATGGCCCTGGGCCTGCAACGCGATCGCACGGTCGTCATCGAAATTGGCAGGCTGCGCCCGGTCTCCGATCTGGCAGGCATCAACACCATCCACTTCGACGGAACGGTCGTCAGCCTCCACAAGATTGCTCAGCGCCTCCGCGCCGCTGGGTGCGCCGTCAACACGACGGGGACCGACTGGCTGGACGTGAGCCGCTTCAAGGACCTAGCAGCGTACGACCGGACGTTTTGAGCGCGCCGCAAAATGCCCGGAGAACGAGCAGAGCTATGGCAGCAGCTGGCTGTCGCGTACCAAGCGATTGCCGGGGCAGCTGAGTTGTCGGTTCGACGCGATGTCTTGGCCTGGTTCAATCAGGTCTGGCCGCGACTGCGGCAGGATCTCGAGACCTTGTCCGGCGACGACGCCGTGATGGCCATGCAGACGGTGACGCCTTTCCTGGCTGGGCTTGAGGACTGGGCGGCTTTGGCGGAGCTCAGCCGTCGTGGCCGAGCGCTGGTTTCCCGCTCTGATCAGCTCCGAGACTATCTCATCTTCACCCACCACCTTGGGATCTCACTTCAGAGGCAGTACGACGCACGGGGTGCCGAGCAAGCATTCGAGGAGGTCGCCCGCCGAGCGGATGCGGCAGGCGACCTCGGCCTGCGAGCCAAGGCGCTGGCTCACCAGGCACAGCTCCGCCGCGAAGCGGGCGAGCCCGGTGAAGCAGCTATCTTCTTCCACAGGGCCGCGGAAGCCTATCGCCTCACCACCGACGAACTCGGCGAAGCCCGGACACTCGGTGACCTGGCCACGGCGGTGCACGCGCTCGGAGATCAAGCCAGCGCTGTGGAGTACACCCAGCGCGCCCGAACATTGTTCCTCATTCATGGCGCCTACCTAGCAGCAGCACGCGAAACCCAAATACTAGGCGGCATTCGAGCAGCGGGCGGTGACCTCGACGGCGCCGTGGCACTGTTCGACGAGGTGATTCACCTCGCCAGTGCTGCGGGCAGCCTGGTCGCCGCAGGAAAGGCCGCTTACGACGCGGCACACCTTCTCGCAAAGTCCGACAGCCTAGACCACTGTGTCCGGTATGCAGCGTTGGCCGCCGAATGTGCCGGCGGCCTCGACGAAGGACTGGACCGCGACGTGGCCGAGATCCTCGATTATGTCCGCACTGAGGCTGCTGTCCGTCAGCTCGCCGCCGCCGACTCGGACGGGGCTGCGGACCACCTCATCGCGACGCATCCGGAGCTCCGCACCGTCATGGGACTGGCCCTCGCACTGCGGGCCGAATCAGGCTTCCTGCATCGCATCGCCGAGCACCCGGATTCGGCAGCACGGGAGTTCGTGGATAGCCAGTGGCGGGCGATAGTGGAACTCGCCCGCGGATCCATACTTCCCGATGAGCTGCCAGCATTGATCAGGCAGCACAGTTTGACCGTTTCCGAAGACCAGGACGACGTTCTGGAGCGGATCCTGGCGATAACCCCGGCCGCCACGTTGCCCGGCGTCCGCGGTCGTTACCTTGTGTTACTGGCCCAGCGAACGTCCGACGACCAGCAGGTGATCCAACTTGCGACAGAGGCGGCGACCCTGCTGAACGCAGCCGGTGCTCGAACGCTCGCTGCCGAAGCCCTCATCGAGGCGGGCATGGCCTGGCGACGCTTGCGCACCGGTGATCTGCGATACAACAAGGATCAGGCGCTCTCGGCTCTGCGGCGCGCACTGCGGATGCTGCGTCGCCGAATCGACTCTATCGAATGGAGTCGAGCGATGGTCGCACTAGCAAACGCGTACCTCGAATACCCGGTGGACCGGCGGCGCAACCTGACCCGCGCGGTCCGCCGGTTTGCAGCGGCGCTTACCGTTCTCACACCCGAGAACTACCCCGAGGGCTACGCCACTGCTATCGCCGGCCTAGGTCTGGCACTATCTGATCCCGCCATGGCAGACGACAGCCAAAATCTGGAGGCTGCCCGCCGGCATCTCGAGCAGTCCATCCAGATACTCGGTGACCCGGCAACCAGGTCAACTGTGTTTCTCAATCTCAGCCACTGTTATCGCCGAC from the Micromonospora sp. WMMA1947 genome contains:
- a CDS encoding CATRA conflict system CASPASE/TPR repeat-associated protein, with the translated sequence MSPAAADQELVVHLFARGDGPYAEAAYGQLREVWQRCRDVLGMTALLERSGLPANLPVALGDLPRDPGGGELVVAAQQHPDVLYQAILRRFATMINLSAVLSPSALRADAPGWSELYRLWKSVAGPWSDLFLGAAYLFLGKIELSDSVDPRLAEGVAPDLPVTGPGGWWHDGVLTTGGFALWEPGLHGSDGRPERSFLILARPDRDDALSDWTWSNGLPVLPPLGHHLRHAAAVRHQLRVWQEADDMRRVQQQLDTAGPSDLPAIQADIAYWRAALRDVRQSMKNTEAAMRLALGPDGRANAGPLVDDLSLVAWLRRGLKNDLATLEVAADRAHTLTGLRPTSHPTGESPPMPNLRDVFVIHGRDDQARRALWSFLQAIDLHPLDWEEVVQETGRPSPYMGEVLEKAFQTNQAAVVLMTPDDGAVLHESLRDKGDRSFESQLTGQVRPNVLLEAGMALGLQRDRTVVIEIGRLRPVSDLAGINTIHFDGTVVSLHKIAQRLRAAGCAVNTTGTDWLDVSRFKDLAAYDRTF
- a CDS encoding CATRA system-associated protein — protein: MSDRSLPPDLLDDLRNLLDDMNMWSLDPSGWAYVDTLLGQVKVAFSAGEADAIRKAVADLELSGPTRAKSADSGATGRQPPKTRDKLASLKDTLNAPKRTGPGKAQR